A region of the Vidua chalybeata isolate OUT-0048 chromosome 7, bVidCha1 merged haplotype, whole genome shotgun sequence genome:
GGggctcagagctgcctggagctAGCACACAGGAGAGCTCTGCTTCCGAGTGcctgctgtgccctgtctgCCAGGAGGCGTTTTTGCAGCCTGGCCAACTCAAGGAGCACTTCAAGACCCACCGTGCCCCGTCGggagccctgccctgtcccGAGAGGGGCTGCCACTTCACCACAGAGGACCGCAAGCAACTGCGCAGTCACTTGCGCCACCTGCATGGGGCCTCCCCCGTGTCCTGCGCCTGCCGGGCCTGCCCACTGCTCTTCCCCAGCCGCCAGGCCATGGAACAGCACCACCGGACACACCTCCCCTTCCACTGCGGCCACTGCGACTTCATCACAGCCAACGCCAAGCTCTtctggcagcacaggaggggtCACACCACAGAGTCCCCTTCTGAGATGCCCACAACAGGCGACCCCCACAGCCTTGACCAGTGCTGCATCCTGCAATCAGGTATGGCTGTGTGAGGGGTTGGgacctgtgggtgctgcagaggctggctgtgtctgtgcaTCCCAGTTACAACTGGAGGAGTGGGAGGTGAAGCTGGAGGGCAGGGAACCCTGCATTTGTGCCTCCTTGCAGCACAGTTTGTGCCCTCCATCTCAGCcaggtgtttttttctgcatgtgtgTGGCTGTGTGAGAGTGGTTTCCTCTTGTATGGAACATGATGATCTCTTGTCTTTCCCCACTGGAGCAGCATcagaagggcaggaggagccaggTGATTGCCACCCTGGCTGGAAAGCCAGCACAGCAAAAACCAGGCCAGCAAAGCCTGCGGGTACTGGGAACAGCTCCTTGAAGGGCCAGAAAGcatcagctggagaagaggactCGGACAGCAGTGGGGATGAGTCACCAGAGGAGGATGGCGAGAGCCCCTGCGAAGCCGAGGCCAAAGAGGATGGGAAGGCAGCTCCCAAAAAAGTTGGAGTGCCACAGGCACAGCACTTCAAAGGTAGGATGCAGGGCCTtaccaggagctgctcaggctTTGTGAACAAGGACTACATcctcagggctggcagggaaatGTGGCCCAGGTTGGTGGGTGACCTCACATCTCCTGCATGTACCAGTGCACTTGTTCCCCCAGCCTCTGCCCAAGCAAATATGTATCTTCTTTTCCTGTTACACATGCTGCCAGGTTTAGGCAAAGGTCTGCCTGGCTTTGGGGACTGGGGCCACGTGGGCAGGCCTGATGTAGGCTGTGCTTTGCCAGTGTTGAGTTGGAAAGAACTCACCTGAAGTGTGCTGGTGGCTTGGGGTGGGGACAGTCTCTCTGAGTAGGTGCTGGCTGTGTGACTGCCCATGTGTATAAATCCTCATTCTGGCACAACTGGATCAGGGACAGAACATCTGCCTGTGTTCTCCATCTTTTCCCTATTAACTGctctcccttctttttcccccagggGATGTTGCAGAAGGCTCTGAGTACCTCTACAAAACCCACATGTGCCCCGAATGCAAGCGGTGCTTCAAAAAGCGGACCCACCTGGTAGAGCACCTCCACCTGCACTTCCCTGACCCCAGCCTGCAGTGTCCCAACTGCCACAAGTACTTCACCAGCAAAAGCAAGCTGAAAATCCACATGATGCGGGAGACAGGCGAGAAGGCTCATCGCTGCCCACTCTGCCACTACAGCTCAGTGGAGAAGAATGCTCTCAACCGCCACATGGCCAGCATGCACGAGGACATCTCCAATTTCTACTCTGATGTTTACTCCTGCCCTGTCTGTGAGGAGAAGTTTCGGCTCAGCCAGGCCCTCAAGGAGCACTTGAAGACTCACAAAGCTGAGCCCAAGAGGCTGAGCTGCTTCCACGGGAACTGCAACTACTGTGCAGAGGACCGTAAGGAGTTTGTCCGTCACCTCAAGGATGCTCATGGCATCAAGGCAGTGGAGTGCAAGTACCATGCCTGCTCGCTGCTCTTCGGCACGGCTGAGGCCATGGAGGCTCACCGGAAAACCCACTATGCCTTCCACTGCCAGCAGTGTGACTTCATCTGCTCCAACAAGCACGTTTTCCGCAAGCACAAGAAGCAGGGCCACCCGGGCAGCGAGCAGCTCCAGTGCAGTTTCTGCCCCTATGCCACTTTCAACCCTGTGGAGTTTCATGACCATGTGGGCAAGATGCACGCCAATGAGAAGATCCACAAGTGCACTGAGTGTGCCTTCGCCACAGCGCACAAGCGGGTGCTCATCCGGCACATGCTGTTGCACACTGGTGGGTGTCCCCTGTAGGGGTCTCAAAAGcccctggggatggggaaggtgTCTTGTCCTGCCtctgggtgggcagggagggctgggtcAGGGTTCCTGGGTCCCACCACCAGCTTTGCCAGCCCAGGATCACTTGGCTGAAGTTGTTGCATTCTCCCTGCTGAGCTGGTTTCCCTACCATGTTGCTTTATCTGGTTGTCATGCTGAAGGCATTTGTGTGTTGCATGTAGGAGAGAAACCTCACAAGTGTGAGCTCTGCGACTTCACGTGCCGGGATGTGAGCTACCTGTCCAAGCACATGCTGACCCATTCCAACGACAAGAACTTCATGTGCACTGAGTGTGGGTACATCACCAAGTGGAAGCATTACCTGAACGTCCACATGCGCAAGCACACCGGAGATCTCCGGTAAGACTCCCTGCTCCACTGGCTTGGCAGCGTAGTCAGGgctccccaaatcctgctccaggGGTCTGCTTCTGGCTGCACTGTGTGCCAGACTTTCTcatgcctgccctgccctttcTGGTACATAAGAAATTTGGTTTTTGAACTTACAGAACGGTGCTGTGGAGGCAAAGCTATTTTTGGTGTCGCTATGCCACCAAGGAGGTGTATTACCTCAGAGGTGCAACTATGAGCTTGGGTTCATTGCTCTGCTGATGTTTATGGGTCAAGGCCTGTTCAGGACTGCCAAATTATCACCTCCTTTGGGTCTAGCctgcctccagggatgctggaagTGCTGTTGGTGTGCACATGTGAGAGTGTGTGTGTCTGACACGGTCACTGTATGGAATACTCAGGGAATCTATCTCCAGTCCTCAGGCAGGGGGTGTAAAgcaccagcagtgccaagggctgcagcagggagaaatTGCCTGTGGTTAGAGCTGTCTGGATGGCAAAGGTCAGATGTGGCAAACTGAACAGTACCCCCTTCCTGTTTGTCTGGGATGGAGAAGGAGAGCTCAGTGTGCCTGATGAAGCTCCACCTGCCCCAATTCCTCATGCTGTCTGACCGATTCTGCTTGTCCCTGCAGGTACCAGTGTAACCAGTGCTCGTACCGGTGTCACCGTGCTGACCAGCTGAGCAGCCACAAGCTGCGGCACCAGGGTAAAAGCCTGATCTGCGAGGTGTGCGGCTTCGCCTGCAAGCGCAAGTACGAGCTGCAGAAGCACATGCAGGCGAAGCATTCGCAGAACTACCAGGTACCTATCTTCCAGTGCCAGTATTGCACCTACCAGACCAAGTACAAGCAGGCACTGCTGAACCATGAGAACTGCAAGCACACCAAGCAGAAGGAGTTTCGCTGTGCCCTCTGTTCATACTGTACTTTCAGTAACACCAGCCTCTTCTTCCATAAGCGCAAGATTCATGGCTACGTTCCTGGTGACAAGGACTGGCTGGAAAATTACGCCAGCAAGGAGCTGGAGATCAGCTCATCTGAGGCACTCTTTGGCTATGAGGTTGGTGCAGCCCTGCATGTGGATGCCAGTTGCCCCCTCACTGGCAAGGAGCAGTGGATGAAGGAGAAGCCATCCCAGGTGGAGTCACAGGGAGAAGAAAGTTACCAGCAAGTGTTCATGGTGCCCCTCCTTGAGCAGGATGCCACTCcaccagagagcagcagtgaggcAGAGAGAggtgagggagagcagagctgtcctACTGCTGGCAATGCCCTGGAAGATGATTGCATGCAAGGAAATGTTGCCACAGGCTCTACTGAGCTCACTGTTTCTGAAGATGTGGCAGAGAGCTGCACCTTGCACTTAGAGGCACTGAATGTCTCGTCTGACCCTCTCCTGGAGAACTTGACTGGACAAGCCTGTGTGACCCAGCCAGAGCGTGTGGAAATGCTATCCTGCAAGGAGCCTCCTGGAGCCTATGAGATGCTGGGCTCCCAGGATGGCCTTGGCTTGGAGGACAGTGGCAATACACTTGAAGATGTCCCAGACTTTGAGGAAGAGGTAGATGTACAGGAAGACAAGGTGGTGAAGGGCAGTGTAGTGGCAGGAGACAACCGGGGAAAAGACACCCTAAAGGAGGATATGGGCCACCTTGAGGGGTCATGCTCAGACCACCACAAGGTCATGGCACACACTGAGGGGAGAGAGACCAGCCAAGCCAAGCTGCCAGAGGCCTGGCTCAGCATGCTGAAGGCACCTGAACAGGGCCACCTGCCTGTCCCAGAGGATGTGCCCACCTCTGGTGACAATGCCAGGGGCAGCTCAGAGTCAGTGCTGAAGGCTCTGCGGAAGCAGGACAAAGAGCAGGCAGAGACACTGGTGCTGGAGGGCAGGGTGCAGATGCTGGTGGTGCAGTCAGAGAGCCAGGTCTTTAAGTGTGAGAAGTGTTCGTACATCACGCGGAAGGAGAAATCCATGTCCCTGCACTCCAAAGCCAGCTGCCAGAGCCGACGGGCCTCGCTTGTGTGCCGTGAGTGTGGCGCCAGCTTTAAGCAGCAGAGGGGACTCAACACCCACCTCCTAAAGAAGTGCCCTGTTCTCCTGAAGAACAACAAGATCCTCAAACCAACTAATCAGGAGGCACCTGGACTGTGCCAACCTGCTGACCAGCCTGGTGATAATGGTACAGAAACAGCAGAGAGTGAGAAGGGAGGCTCAGAGGAGTCTGGGCATGCTGAGAGCCCTTGGGAAGCTGAACTGTTACCTGATAAAACACAAGCAGCAGGCATTCCTTTGACTGGGGCACAGACATCAGGCTGTCATGCCTCTGAGAAATCCCTGCTGGGTGATAGCACAGAGGTGGCAGAAGAGCCTCCCCAGCAAGGAGGTGGGACTGAACCAGGTGGAGCTGCTAGTGCCTCCCAGCCTGGGAAACCCTCAGAGAAATACCGACTGGAGGGAGGGAAGCTGCACTGCAATGCATGCTCTTTTGTGTGCTCCCGTGTCACCACCATCACCTCCCACGTGGAGGATGGCTGCCGGAACCTGGAGCAGTTCTGGTGCTCCCACTGCCCTGAAACCTTCCGCTCCCGGCGGGCCCTCAAGAGCCATTGTGCTGAAAAGCACATCGTGCATACCGAGGATGAACCCCAAAGGACCGAACTCCCTGAGGGGGACCCACTCAGTCTTGAGAAAGACCAGACCAATGAGCTCCCTCTGGATGCAGCCCCACCAAAAGCCACCCTGCCCAAGAGGAAGCGTTTCTCCTGCCCCACCTGCCCCTTCACCTGCCACCAGGAACGGGCCATGAAGACTCACAAGAAGAGGGGCTGCGTTACCCTGGGTGAGTTTCgctgcacctcctgccccttcACCTCCAAGGTGGCCAAAGCCCTGCGGCTGCACCGCAGGCTGCACCGCAAGCATTACAGCAAGCGGCCACAGCTGCAGTGCCGCCAGTGTGAGTTCACCTGCAAGCAGACCCGGTGCCTGCGGCAGCACATCCGCATCAAGCACGAGGGGGTGAAGCCACACAAGTGCCGCTACTGCGAGTTCAGCACCACGCGACGCTACCGCCTGGAGGCCCACCAGTCCCTGCACACCGGCGTGGGGCGCATCGCCTGCGGCATCTGCAGCCAGACCTTCGGCACCAACTCCAAGCTGCGCATCCACCGCCTGCGCGTGCATGAGAAGACACCCACCCATTTCTGCCCGCTCTGCGACTACAGTAGCTACCTGCAGAACGACATCACCCGCCACGTCAACAGCTGCCACCACGGTGAGCTCAACTTTGGCTGCTCCCGCTGTGAGGCTCGCTTCAGTTCTGAGACAGCCCTCAAGCAGCATGTCCTGCGACGGCACGAGGAGAAGGTTTCCTACAGCTGCCCACGCTGTGACTTCATGTGTCACAGTGAGGCCACGCTCAAGTGCCACGTGCAGAAGCAGCACCCACACCTGGAGTGCAGCACCTGCAAGGAGACCTTTGCCACCCGGGAGGCACTGGAGGAGCACAAGACGCAGCATTTCAGCCACCGCTGTGAGCTGTGCAGCTTTGCAGCCAAGGAGCGGCAGCAGCTGGTGCAGCATTACATGGAGAGCCATGAGCCGGCTGCCCCCCAGGACAAACCCCTGCACTGCCCTTTCTGTGACTTTGCCTGCCAGCACCAGCTTGTGTTTGACCAGCACATGAAGGGCCATGGGGGCACCCGCATGTACAAGTGCTCGGACTGTGAGTACACCACCAAGAACAGGCAAAAGATCACATGGCACATCCGCATCCACACCGGTGAGAAACCCTACAAGTGCCACCTCTGTAAATATGCCTGCGCTGACCCCTCACGTCTTAAGGTAAGAGCTCTTCTTGGGAATGTATCCTACTCCATCTACATTGCTTGAGGGGCATCCAGCCACAGGGATACGGGGAAGAAATTCCTAAGGGGAGGTTTCATCCTCAGTGTTCAGTGGCTCATACTGAACAGAAATAGGAGTCAAGCAGATAAAAGTCATGTCAATACAATacatttcttctctgctgttgcAGTTTAAAGGCAAGGGAGACTTTTAACAAAGCAAGAAGGTGGCAGCCGTCTTAAGTTCACTTCTTTTCTTGCCGACATCTCTGGCTTTCTCTGGGTGCAGCGTTGCACCATTCAAAGCCAAGTTTGGCTGCTTGCTGGCTTCAGCATACTCTGTGGTGCCAGTTAGACAGGGTGCAGGGAAACCTCTAGCTTTCTTGGAAGCAGAGTGTGACCCTGCCCTCATTGCTGTAGGTGATTAGCATCCTGATGCATGGTAAAGGGCTTTTCCTAGAACAGGAAATGTGTGGGTGATGGAGGCATAGGGTAATGGAGGGAGAAATAGTCTGGTTTTGCTAAAAGAAGTATTGACTTTTTTAAtggccaggctgagctggagcctCCTGGGGCCCgctgggacaggctgtgcaATGTGCTCAGCTCTGTTGGACTGGGTTTTTAATTTGACTCTGCCTTACATATCAAACTGGGGAGCAAAGCCTATGCCAtccacaggctgggacagagcacCTCAGCAGTAGAGGAATCTCATCCTGACCCTGGTGTGGATCCCCCTCGCTCATAGCCTGCCAAGAAAGCACACAGCCCTCCTTGTCCCATGCAGCTGGAGATGTCAGAACTGTCTTTGAGCCTCTCACTGCCACCCCAAAGCCCTGCacatccccagggctggggacatgATCTCATCCTGACCCTATCCTCCTGCCCAGTATCACATGCGGATTCacaaggaggagaggaaatacCTCTGCCCTGACTGCGGCTACAAATGCAAGTGGGTGAACCAGCTCAAGTACCACATGACAAAGCACACAGGTGAGTGCTGCCCACTGAGGACAAGCTGTTGAGCACTGGGGAGGGTGTTGGGGCTGCTCcatgcttctttttctgccagTGGCCCAGCTGGAGACAGAGGAGGACATTTAGGGGGCAGAACATTATCCTCTGCTAATGGGGTGGGGGCAGTGCTCTCAGGTAGGAGGGAAGTGTGGGTGGCACAGACCACCCACACAAGGCACTATTTGGTGCCTTGGAAATGGGGATCTTGCTGTGCCTGTTAACAAAATGGGATGTAGGGGGAAGTCCCTGGGGACTTATGCTCTGTTACAGGGATGGTGAGACCCGTGGACTGGAGAGCACGGTgcccccatcccagtgccatccccTTCCCTGTTGCCCAGGCCTGAAGCCATACCGCTGTGACGAGTGCGAGTACTGCACCAACCGCGCGGACGCTCTGCGGGTGCACAAGGAGACACGGCACCAGGAGGCCCGTTCCTTCATCTGTGAGCAGTGTGGCAAGGCCTTCAAGACGCGCTTTCTCCTCAAGACTCACCTGAAGAAGCACAGCGAGGAGAAGCCCTATGTGTGCAATGCCTGTGGCCGGGCTTTCCGCTGGGCAGCTGGCCTGCGCCACCACTACCTGACGCACACCAACGAGCACCCCTTCTTCTGCCGCTACTGCCCCTACAAGGCCAAGCAGAAGTTCCAGGTTATCAAACACATCCAGCGGCATCAccctgagcacagggctgtTGACCCTAGCCAGGGTGTGGGAAAGGACCCCAGCACACACACTGTCCACCTTCACAGCGTGCAGAGGGAGAGCCAGGCCAAGGAGGCCCCCaggatggaggaggaaggagagcgccctgcagagaaggatgGCACACCACAGTGAGGCTGAATCCCAACTCCTTTAAGGCACTGGTGGTGGCACTGACCTGCTGCAgaaatgtatgtgtgtgtatatacagGCATATATGTATATGGGTTGTAAAATACACAACTGTATAAAAGGAATTGCTCAGTTCCTTTTAATACCATTTCTTTGTGCTGCTTGGAATCCCTGTGTGAACAGTGGGCCAGGTACCCACAGGGAAGAAGCACAAACCCAAGCTCAGCTCCTCATCTCTCCCCAGCACTACTGCACCCAGACACGAACCTGTTTGTCACTGAACAATTTATTAAGTTGCTTACAGAGAAAAGATGGCTTAAGGGTTAATTTGGGGCTGTAGGGGCCAAGGGATGTGATGGGGTTCTGCAGGGTTAGGGGGCAGTGAGAACCAACTccactcccagctctgcctaGCCCTGGGgtttgctcagctccagccttgcTCCCCTGACTGGGAGGGgaccagcccctgcagcagagctgggccacACACcatctctcctcctccccacagtCAAGCTCTGACCGTGGACCAGGGCAGGGTGCCTGTGGAGGGTGCAGGGAGCTGCACTGGCATAGACCCCACACTCATGCATGGGCAGCAGCATCCTGAACCTGGAAAGGGGAGGTCAGTGCTTTTTCCCAGCCCTCGGAGGCTACTGCAAAGGGAATCACAGCAGCAACAATGACACAGGGATGACAGAAACAGTTCAACAAGACGGCAAGGTGGATGGCTCTGTGGCCCCAGCTACTTGGAGCTGGCTCTATGGCTTCCATCTGGGTGCTGCTCACCCCACGAGCTCAGTCCTGCTCAGGGCCAGGTGGCTCAGTGATGCGGATGTGGACAAAGAGCGAAGAGGGTGGGATGCTGGTGCCATCCTTTGAAAGGAGATGGATGTGCCGATATCCTGCAGGAAGGACAGCAAGGCTCTGGTTAATTGGAATCCAACTCTCCTCTCTAGTACCCAGCTGAGCCCCAGATATGcttgcagggctgctctgggtgccCAAAACcactgggcagcagccactCACCAGGTTTGATGTTGGCAAATGCTAGGGTGAACTGACCCACAAAGTCATTCCTGGAAGTCTTGTCATAATCCTCCACCACAAAGCGAATGAGGGCCAGCTCGGGCACGTGGAGCTGAAACTGCAGTGTCTCATCCCAGTGGGGGTTAAACCCTGGGAAGAGAGAGCAGGTGCTGAGAGAGTGAAGGACAGCAGGGACTgtgcctgggcacagcaggggcCATGGTACCGCTGTGGGTCTCACCATTGTTCTCGATGTACTTGGTCTCCTGGTGCGCCTGATCCGCGGGGACCCCATAGATCTCCACACGCACCAGTGGGTCAATGATGGCTCCCTCCTTGCTGTTGGCCACTTTGGGCAGCTGCTGTCCGCTGATTACCTGCAGGGCCAAATCTGTCTTTTGTGAGGCTACTTGGCTCCAGCACACTGCCCAACAGTGTCCCCATCTGACTGGGaccagcagagccccaggacAGTGTCACAGCTTCCCCAGGGTCTCTCCACAACCCTATACCTGGATTGTCAGGGTGATGGGGCCGGGGCCTTCCCGGCTACTGGGGTCACTGGGGTTGAAGAGAGTGTCCTTGTCCCTCATGAAGGGTGGTTTGAGCACGTAGCCACAGCAGCCGTTCTGGCTGAAGAGCCCGTCACACAAATCCATCTCCATGCCGGCTGTCTGGAAGTTCAAGGCCACTGGAGGGAGGTGGCAGGGAAAAGGGTTCAGAACAGCTTGGAGATACCACACTCTGCTTTGAGCTGAAAACCAGCCTGTCCCCATAGCCAGAGAGATGTGGAGCTGCATAGGGGAATAAGGTGATAATGCTTGAACACCCCCAGGGCAATGCAAGAGCCAGCAACCTGACCTGGCTCCAGATGGGGTTGTAGCTGGCACTAATACAGGTGTTGAGGGTGGCATTTAGCACAGGACTTGGGGcatctccccagccctgctgcaccccGGCCGTACCGATCTGGCACCCCACGTTCCACATCTCCTGGGGACTGTAGTTGGAGGAGTCAGTCCTCATCCCACTGGGGTAGATGCGTGTCAGCTGCCAGGCATTGTGGCGAACAAACTCATTTCCTAGGGATAGAGCAGGAGGCCCACACTTATGGGGTCATTCTCTGGCCTGTACGGTCACCCACATGTACTGCCAATCCATCCATcctatctatctatctatctatctatctatctatctatctatctatctatctaatcTATCTATCTAACCAACCACCAATTCtcatccctctccctgctcaggcatCCAGATGTCCTGCCTTGTTTTCTAAGCCAATAACCTAATGACCTACCAGAGCCAAACCCTAAGTACAGCCCCACTGGACCCTGTTTCTCCCAGACAGGGAGGGAACCCCAGTGTCTGGAGGCTTTGGCTCCCCATGAGGAAGCCCCCTCTACTCTGTCCCAGTCACCCGGTGCCACTGCCCCCCTCATCTCACCTTCATCCCGGATGAGCTTCCTGGCCTTGGCTTCAGAGAGGGAGGAGATCTCAGAGGGCCGGGAATGGCTGCGGGCCTCCTGGAAGCCCCGGAAGGGCACATTCTTGCAGTAGATGACACAGTCGGATAATGCTTGTGCCAAGGTCTCCTTGTCCTTCTACAAGGCAGAGCCATGTTGGGTCCCTCCTAATGGGAGCACCATCCACCAGCACTCACCCAGGCCAGAGGCTGTAGAGCCAGGGCAGGTAAGAGCAGCCAGGGGTGTGCTGGTGGGTGGCAGCATCCCTACTATGAGCAGTCTTCCTGCCAGGAATAGAGCAAGCAGGGGACCTCCAATATGTTGCCACCACAACAAAGAGAAGGCTGACATGGCCAGGGGCAGAAAAGGCTGTCCTCCCTGCCTGGTGATGTCTTTGCAGTCTCTGTCTCTCCTCTATGCAGTAAGATGTCACCACAGCTCATAGCTGTGTCCAGGGAGgggctcagctctcccagctggtCCCCAGCCTGGTTCCACTTACCTTTGCCCTCCgcctctcctcctctgcctctaCCCCATTGTCATCGTCAGACACATCAGGCGCCTCATCCCCTGGCCCATCCAGGGTGTCCTCCAGCCGCCCAATCTTCTTGCCCTTCAGCAAGATCTTGTGCTTCAGCTCCTGTGGGGTTGAGGATAGAGAAGCACCTTGAGCTACCCAGTGCCTCCATGGGCCTTGTGCCCTGGGATCCTGCATTGCTGGAGGCCAGCACAACCAGCTCCCATCAGCACTCAGAAGGGGATGGGGTAGGAGGGTTTTGTCTGATTCTGCAGGACATGGGGAGAcaaccctggggacagcctTGGCACTTCTGTGAACATGGGGACACAGTACCCACTCCCAGTGTCCTCAAATGCTCCAGTGGAGCAGGACAATGCTGGAACAGGTTGGCCCATTCTCTGAACAGCAGATCCACTCTCAGGCAGGACAGAGGTGTCCTCCTACACAGCTGTGCTCTGTCCATACCTCTGGGGATGGGAGCTGTGTGGGGACATGCCCATCGATGGTAGTGGTGAGGAGCTGTTCCCCCAGGATGTCCTTGAGCTGCTGAGTCAGgacctcctgctgctccatgcTGCAGTGGTTCTCTAGGGACAGGATCACCGGGTAGTCCGAGGTCTGAGGAGCAACATGCACACCTGGAAATAAGCCTTGGTGGGGCTGATGAGCTCTCACAAGGGCTTCATCCAGGCGTGATCAGTGCCAGGATGGAGCCCCTTGTATCTGTCTCCTCTGAGACCTTCATACCCCTCCAATTCCCCAGTATCCCCCACATTCCATCTCACCTCTGCACCCCCAACAGTCCATGTCTGCATgagcccccagctcctggcacagcacagtgcAGGCTTTAGGTCAGACCCCCCAGTGCTATCTCCCAGAAAGTGACACAGCCACCCTCCTCCCCGCAGTGTGACCAGTCCTGCTGCATCACCAGGTGTGTAAGCCTCAGTACCACTCCCCCTCCAGGGACCCACCACTGCCATGTATCCTCACCCACCAAGGACCACCCACAACCACCAGCACCTGGGGAAGGGTGCTTTACCTTGAAGGCGTACTTCCCCAGGGTGCTCACCACCTCCCGGAAGGGGATCTTGGAGGTGAAGGTGTGGCCATGGTACACCATGGGCTCCCCGTTTGGCCCGTCCCAGCAATCCACCTCCAGGCACCGGCAGCCTCGTTTCAGAGCCCTGGGAGTGGGTTGTCACCCCTGGAACCCTGCACTCATCCAGgcaccagctccctgccctcccctctgCCCGTGAGTGTCACCCCTGAGGGACCAGGGGACACCCACCAAGGGTGGGGATGTTACTGCATGCAGGGCATGGCCAGAGGAGTGCTGGACTGCAGAGGAGCAAAGGAGCTTCTGGGGTTTACCCTATGGAGCTGCTCAGGACATGGCACTGGAGTGGGAGGGTGTTGGAGggcagctggaagggagcagTCCCTTTACCTGATGTAGCCCTCAATACTGCTGTGGCCCCGGAGCTGATCCTCTATCAGGTAGGTGTtgtgggaggaggagatgaAGTAGTGGCAGAGTGGCTGGCTCATGTCCTGCCACAGCCCCCGATGCTGGGGGTTGAAGATGGAGCCCTCCAGGGAGCAGAGGTACATGAGGAACCCATCAGCACTCAGCACATGGCGGGCCcgggctgcaggcacagggggaGGTTCAGCAACAGTCAGGGACATGGAAGAGACAGAACAGGGGCAAACAGGGCTGCTGGAGGCTCCCAGAGTCTCTAAACTGATgaccacagctgctgccagagtcTGGGGAACAGAAAGATGCAGCAGGGCAGTAACTTTGGAAAGGTGGGCAGTGGATCCCAAAGATGGTGCTTGCACACCATGGGTGGTCAACCTTCTACACCAAAATG
Encoded here:
- the LOC128790430 gene encoding zinc finger protein 142-like isoform X1, translating into MAAAGEEAEATDWALPPEVEVLESIYLEELQVARGLGRWEPWEISITLHPATAQDQDSQYVCFTLVLSVPPQYPDKAPEISIRNPRGLSDEQIQKFLLLCCRISQTLRSVAEARLGTEVLYELIEKGKEILTDNNIPQGQCVICLYGFQEKEAFTKTQCYHYFHSHCLARYAQHMEEEILMQQEEREQHLAPSPKQEVGVQCPVCRETLVYDLCALKAAPPPQHPLEPYRPDAKVLQHQEELRLIFKRQQEKGGIIDPEAERNRYFISLQAPPAAVDTGQAATASELLVCHVLGSRGSLPRQTHRHAPLSQIERSSSPAPRQCPVAMSAAVTVSEGASREMETLCSELLLPTPGEVGAVGSPGVASAGRAGTPPLAASQDLLLAEASMPGEGAHAEGSNVEIFIEAVAGNVTLSNAASATEVLVKVVELYFCERCGQSFSEASLLSQHQCLLLPPQEHLELPEALLASASEGQSDPRGSELPGASTQESSASECLLCPVCQEAFLQPGQLKEHFKTHRAPSGALPCPERGCHFTTEDRKQLRSHLRHLHGASPVSCACRACPLLFPSRQAMEQHHRTHLPFHCGHCDFITANAKLFWQHRRGHTTESPSEMPTTGDPHSLDQCCILQSASEGQEEPGDCHPGWKASTAKTRPAKPAGTGNSSLKGQKASAGEEDSDSSGDESPEEDGESPCEAEAKEDGKAAPKKVGVPQAQHFKGDVAEGSEYLYKTHMCPECKRCFKKRTHLVEHLHLHFPDPSLQCPNCHKYFTSKSKLKIHMMRETGEKAHRCPLCHYSSVEKNALNRHMASMHEDISNFYSDVYSCPVCEEKFRLSQALKEHLKTHKAEPKRLSCFHGNCNYCAEDRKEFVRHLKDAHGIKAVECKYHACSLLFGTAEAMEAHRKTHYAFHCQQCDFICSNKHVFRKHKKQGHPGSEQLQCSFCPYATFNPVEFHDHVGKMHANEKIHKCTECAFATAHKRVLIRHMLLHTGEKPHKCELCDFTCRDVSYLSKHMLTHSNDKNFMCTECGYITKWKHYLNVHMRKHTGDLRYQCNQCSYRCHRADQLSSHKLRHQGKSLICEVCGFACKRKYELQKHMQAKHSQNYQVPIFQCQYCTYQTKYKQALLNHENCKHTKQKEFRCALCSYCTFSNTSLFFHKRKIHGYVPGDKDWLENYASKELEISSSEALFGYEVGAALHVDASCPLTGKEQWMKEKPSQVESQGEESYQQVFMVPLLEQDATPPESSSEAERGEGEQSCPTAGNALEDDCMQGNVATGSTELTVSEDVAESCTLHLEALNVSSDPLLENLTGQACVTQPERVEMLSCKEPPGAYEMLGSQDGLGLEDSGNTLEDVPDFEEEVDVQEDKVVKGSVVAGDNRGKDTLKEDMGHLEGSCSDHHKVMAHTEGRETSQAKLPEAWLSMLKAPEQGHLPVPEDVPTSGDNARGSSESVLKALRKQDKEQAETLVLEGRVQMLVVQSESQVFKCEKCSYITRKEKSMSLHSKASCQSRRASLVCRECGASFKQQRGLNTHLLKKCPVLLKNNKILKPTNQEAPGLCQPADQPGDNGTETAESEKGGSEESGHAESPWEAELLPDKTQAAGIPLTGAQTSGCHASEKSLLGDSTEVAEEPPQQGGGTEPGGAASASQPGKPSEKYRLEGGKLHCNACSFVCSRVTTITSHVEDGCRNLEQFWCSHCPETFRSRRALKSHCAEKHIVHTEDEPQRTELPEGDPLSLEKDQTNELPLDAAPPKATLPKRKRFSCPTCPFTCHQERAMKTHKKRGCVTLGEFRCTSCPFTSKVAKALRLHRRLHRKHYSKRPQLQCRQCEFTCKQTRCLRQHIRIKHEGVKPHKCRYCEFSTTRRYRLEAHQSLHTGVGRIACGICSQTFGTNSKLRIHRLRVHEKTPTHFCPLCDYSSYLQNDITRHVNSCHHGELNFGCSRCEARFSSETALKQHVLRRHEEKVSYSCPRCDFMCHSEATLKCHVQKQHPHLECSTCKETFATREALEEHKTQHFSHRCELCSFAAKERQQLVQHYMESHEPAAPQDKPLHCPFCDFACQHQLVFDQHMKGHGGTRMYKCSDCEYTTKNRQKITWHIRIHTGEKPYKCHLCKYACADPSRLKYHMRIHKEERKYLCPDCGYKCKWVNQLKYHMTKHTGLKPYRCDECEYCTNRADALRVHKETRHQEARSFICEQCGKAFKTRFLLKTHLKKHSEEKPYVCNACGRAFRWAAGLRHHYLTHTNEHPFFCRYCPYKAKQKFQVIKHIQRHHPEHRAVDPSQGVGKDPSTHTVHLHSVQRESQAKEAPRMEEEGERPAEKDGTPQ